A genomic segment from Nicotiana tabacum cultivar K326 chromosome 7, ASM71507v2, whole genome shotgun sequence encodes:
- the LOC107794643 gene encoding serine/threonine protein phosphatase 2A 57 kDa regulatory subunit B' kappa isoform-like has translation MDGFNGISPKNSLKASPRKTYSPKNSPRKTPTTLKQLLLDSRNMSNFLDSETEELLSLISYCSFTYTFTDPQESPSQQDLKRLKLIQILSIIKTLIKSLDDQVLSPLFKMLSTNLFRPLPPPIYSVASILPEDDDLVSNPTPSWPHLQIVYDIFLRIVTRTSVESLRIYIDHSFLLNLLTLFQSEDQRERDSLKNVFHRIYSKLTFYRTFMRKEMNDVFLHYVFETDQRHPGIGELLEIWGTIINGFSVPLKEDHKLFLVRVLVPLHKPKGMQVYHRQLTYCVTQFVQKEPGLGEVVIRGILRYWPITNYQKEVLLIGELEELVETLDPQLYKELALPLCTKITKCLKSWNSQVAERALYVWNNEQFWKMASQAMEEVFPVLVEGMEKNLEGHWSKNVRQLTENVKGMLEALAPFLYSKCLLQLEIQEAVERIEDIRRKEIWEKLENAAK, from the exons atggaTGGATTTAATGGAATCAGCCCAAAAAACTCTCTAAAAGCTTCTCCAAGAAAAACATACAGCCCAAAAAACTCTCCAAGAAAAACACCCACAACTCTAAAACAACTCCTTTTAGATTCTAGGAACATGTCAAATTTTCTTGATTCTGAAACAGAGGAATTGCTCTCTCTTATTTCTTACTGTTCTTTCACCTACACTTTCACTGATCCACAAGAATCCCCTTCACAACAAGATTTAAAGAGGCTAAAACTCATTCAAATCCTATCAATAATCAAGACTCTCATAAAATCACTTGATGATCAAGTACTTTCACCCCTTTTCAAAATGTTGTCCACTAATCTTTTTAGGCCACTCCCTCCACCAATTTACTCTGTTGCCTCAATATTACCCGAAGACGATGATCTTGTCAGTAATCCTACACCATCTTGGCCACATTTGCAAATTGTCTATGACATTTTCCTCAGGATTGTCACTAGAACAAGTGTTGAATCGCTCCGAATTTATATAGACCATTCTTTCCTTCTTAATCTCCTCACATTGTTCCAATCTGAAGACCAAAGGGAACGTGATAGCTTGAAGAATGTCTTCCACAGAATTTATTCAAAATTAACATTCTATAGAACATTCATGAGAAAGGAAATGAATGATGTATTTTTGCACTATGTTTTTGAGACTGATCAAAGGCACCCTGGAATAGGAGAACTTCTTGAGATATGGGGCACAATTATCAATGGCTTTAGTGTTCCTTTGAAAGAAGACCACAAACTTTTCTTAGTGAGAGTTCTTGTCCCTTTGCATAAGCCAAAAGGGATGCAAGTTTACCACAGGCAATTGACCTATTGTGTAACTCAGTTTGTGCAGAAAGAGCCAGGGCTTGGTGAGGTTGTTATTAGAGGTATTTTGAGATACTGGCCAATAACAAATTACCAGAAGGAAGTTCTGCTTATTGGTGAATTGGAAGAACTTGTGGAAACTCTAGATCCTCAACTGTACAAAGAACTAGCATTGCCTTTGTGCACCAAAATTACCAAGTGTTTAAAAAGTTGGAACTCACAG GTTGCAGAACGTGCATTGTACGTGTGGAACAATGAGCAATTCTGGAAGATGGCATCACAAGCAATGGAAGAGGTTTTTCCAGTTCTAGTTGAAGGGATGGAGAAAAATCTGGAGGGGCATTGGAGCAAAAATGTTCGACAATTGACAGAAAATGTGAAGGGAATGCTAGAAGCTCTAGCACCATTTCTGTATTCCAAGTGCCTTTTACAACTTGAAATCCAAGAAGCCGTGGAACGCATAGAAGacataagaagaaaagaaatttggGAAAAGTTAGAAAATGCAGCAAAGTAG